From Methanococcus maripaludis, the proteins below share one genomic window:
- a CDS encoding DUF357 domain-containing protein, with protein sequence MVEIDNIITDKKIENYFERTKEAITIIKNGLPPEKSLLSDVASDFLVMIDCYFEDAKTFIDKGDYINAFASLNYAYGWIDAGARLGIFNVGDDDVRFTLAK encoded by the coding sequence ATGGTAGAAATTGACAATATTATTACTGATAAAAAAATAGAAAATTACTTTGAAAGAACTAAAGAAGCAATTACAATTATAAAAAACGGATTACCTCCAGAAAAAAGTCTTTTATCCGACGTTGCTTCCGACTTTCTGGTAATGATCGACTGCTACTTTGAAGATGCAAAAACATTTATAGATAAAGGAGATTATATAAATGCATTCGCTTCGTTGAATTATGCTTACGGCTGGATTGATGCTGGAGCAAGGCTCGGAATTTTTAATGTAGGAGACGACGACGTGAGATTTACATTAGCAAAATAG
- a CDS encoding pyruvate ferredoxin oxidoreductase subunit gamma, which yields MKEVRFHGRGGQGAVTAAQILAKAAFYDGKFCQAFPFFGVERRGAPVMAFTRIDDEKIRLRSQIYEPDYVIVQDPTLMDSVDVTSGIKDGGIILINTLKDIKLNGYDVKTIDATGIALDVLGVPIVNTTLCGAFAGLTGEVTIESLKKSILETFPGKLGPKNADAAEKAYNLTKGL from the coding sequence ATGAAAGAAGTTAGATTCCACGGAAGAGGGGGACAGGGCGCAGTAACAGCAGCTCAAATTCTTGCTAAGGCTGCATTCTACGATGGTAAGTTCTGCCAAGCTTTTCCATTCTTTGGTGTGGAAAGAAGAGGGGCTCCCGTAATGGCATTTACAAGAATTGACGATGAAAAAATAAGATTAAGAAGCCAGATTTACGAACCAGATTACGTAATTGTACAGGATCCAACATTGATGGATTCAGTAGATGTTACAAGCGGGATCAAAGATGGCGGAATAATTTTGATAAACACGTTAAAAGACATAAAACTCAATGGCTACGACGTTAAAACAATAGATGCTACAGGAATAGCATTAGATGTTCTTGGAGTTCCAATTGTAAATACGACACTTTGTGGAGCTTTTGCCGGGCTTACTGGAGAAGTTACTATCGAATCACTTAAAAAATCGATTTTGGAAACATTTCCAGGTAAATTAGGCCCTAAAAATGCAGATGCAGCTGAAAAAGCGTATAACCTAACAAAAGGTCTGTAA
- the porD gene encoding pyruvate synthase subunit PorD encodes MVNTGTIIYEPGSSAKNKTGSWRVFKPVLDQDKCVKCENCYIFCPEGCIQEKDGKFEIDYDYCKGCLICEKECPVKAIKAEREEK; translated from the coding sequence ATGGTAAACACAGGAACAATTATTTATGAACCTGGAAGTTCAGCAAAAAATAAAACTGGAAGCTGGAGAGTATTCAAACCAGTTTTAGATCAAGACAAATGCGTAAAATGTGAAAATTGTTACATCTTCTGTCCTGAAGGCTGTATCCAAGAAAAAGATGGAAAATTTGAAATTGACTACGACTACTGTAAAGGATGCCTAATTTGCGAGAAAGAATGTCCTGTAAAAGCGATAAAAGCAGAAAGGGAAGAAAAATAA
- a CDS encoding DUF555 domain-containing protein → MGNYHVTLQASYIAKNVEDVEDAIGVAISQIGKLLNKGSLDYVDIDVGLTICPKCGEPIDCVLVVAKTAIVGILLSMKVFNAESPEHAVRIAKSSIGRALKDIPLEDVDVVEI, encoded by the coding sequence ATGGGAAATTACCACGTAACATTACAGGCTTCATACATTGCGAAAAATGTTGAAGACGTAGAAGATGCAATAGGGGTTGCAATATCCCAAATTGGAAAACTATTAAACAAAGGAAGCTTAGATTACGTCGATATTGACGTTGGTTTAACAATCTGCCCAAAATGTGGCGAACCAATCGATTGTGTACTCGTAGTTGCAAAAACAGCAATTGTAGGTATTTTACTTTCAATGAAAGTTTTTAATGCAGAAAGTCCGGAACACGCTGTCAGGATTGCAAAATCTTCAATTGGAAGAGCTTTAAAAGATATTCCGTTAGAAGACGTGGATGTCGTAGAAATCTAA
- the porB gene encoding pyruvate synthase subunit PorB: MTGSQFPREELFAPGHRGCAGCGAAIVARLALKAAGKNTIVANATGCLEVMTTPYPETAWRVPWIHVAFENAAAVASGVEGAVAALKRKRGKYGEEKVNVIAFGGDGGTADIGFQALSGAMERGHDMVYIMYDNEAYMNTGVQRSGSTPLMASTTTSPAGSLIRGETMPKKNMPMIMAAHGIPYVATASISYPEDFMNKVKKACEINGPAFIQVMQPCTTGWGYPADKTIELGRLAVETGVWPLFEIENGEFKLNYKPLKRKPIEEYLKVQKRYRHLNPEEISVIQKTIDMKCDEYGL; this comes from the coding sequence ATGACTGGAAGCCAATTTCCAAGAGAAGAATTATTTGCTCCAGGACACAGGGGCTGTGCAGGTTGTGGTGCAGCAATTGTTGCAAGACTCGCTTTAAAAGCTGCTGGAAAAAACACGATCGTTGCAAATGCTACAGGATGTCTTGAAGTTATGACAACGCCATACCCTGAAACTGCATGGAGAGTTCCTTGGATTCACGTTGCATTCGAAAACGCTGCAGCAGTAGCAAGTGGTGTCGAGGGAGCTGTAGCTGCCTTAAAGAGAAAACGCGGAAAATACGGTGAAGAAAAAGTAAACGTTATTGCATTTGGTGGTGACGGCGGTACTGCAGATATCGGATTCCAAGCACTAAGTGGTGCAATGGAAAGAGGACACGACATGGTTTATATCATGTACGATAACGAAGCTTACATGAACACCGGAGTTCAAAGAAGTGGTTCAACGCCTTTAATGGCCTCAACAACGACTTCACCTGCCGGAAGCCTTATCCGTGGGGAAACTATGCCTAAAAAGAACATGCCAATGATCATGGCAGCTCATGGAATACCTTATGTTGCAACAGCATCAATAAGTTACCCTGAAGATTTCATGAACAAAGTTAAAAAAGCATGTGAAATAAACGGTCCTGCATTTATTCAAGTAATGCAACCATGTACTACCGGCTGGGGATATCCTGCTGATAAAACAATTGAATTGGGCAGACTTGCAGTAGAAACTGGTGTTTGGCCACTTTTTGAAATTGAAAATGGTGAATTTAAGTTAAACTACAAACCACTTAAAAGAAAACCAATTGAAGAATACTTAAAAGTGCAGAAAAGATACAGACACTTAAATCCCGAAGAGATTTCAGTAATTCAAAAGACCATCGACATGAAATGCGACGAATACGGTCTTTAA
- the porA gene encoding pyruvate synthase subunit PorA: MCEVKVITGTSAAAEAAKLADVDVIAAYPITPQTTCVEKLADFVANGELNAEYIKVESEHSAMSASIGASAAGARAFTATSSQGLALMHEVLFAAAGMRVPVVMMNANRALSAPINIWNDQQDSLSQRDTGWIQLYAEDNQEVLDLVIQAFKIAEDEKVLLPVMVNLDGFILTHTVEPVTLPKQENVLDFIGTYEPKHAYLDPKKPMTQGALGDPNYYMETRYAIETAMENAKKVIADVHDAFAEKFNRAYGNGLIESYNLEKAENVIVAMGSICGTIKDMIDLKKKEGVEIGLLKIRCYRPLPIEMIKDALKNAKNVAILDKSISLGMNKGAIYADVASHLKDKKTVNYIVGLGGRDITPEDILGIYDDVEISEDGKTNWIGLKEE, encoded by the coding sequence ATGTGTGAAGTTAAGGTTATCACAGGAACTTCTGCAGCCGCTGAAGCTGCAAAGCTTGCAGATGTAGATGTTATTGCAGCATATCCAATTACCCCCCAAACGACATGTGTAGAAAAGCTTGCAGATTTTGTGGCCAATGGCGAATTAAACGCAGAATACATTAAAGTGGAAAGTGAACATTCTGCAATGAGTGCAAGTATTGGGGCAAGTGCAGCAGGTGCAAGAGCATTTACTGCGACATCATCACAAGGTTTAGCATTAATGCACGAAGTTTTATTTGCCGCAGCAGGAATGAGAGTTCCAGTTGTAATGATGAATGCAAACAGGGCATTATCTGCACCAATTAACATTTGGAATGACCAGCAAGACAGTTTATCTCAAAGAGATACAGGATGGATTCAACTATACGCTGAAGACAACCAGGAAGTTTTAGATTTAGTTATACAGGCATTTAAAATTGCAGAAGATGAAAAAGTTCTTCTTCCAGTTATGGTAAACTTGGATGGTTTTATTTTAACCCACACTGTAGAGCCAGTTACACTTCCAAAACAGGAAAATGTACTCGACTTTATAGGAACTTATGAACCAAAACATGCATATTTGGACCCTAAAAAACCAATGACGCAAGGTGCGCTTGGTGATCCAAACTACTACATGGAAACAAGATATGCAATAGAAACTGCAATGGAAAATGCTAAAAAAGTTATTGCAGACGTTCACGATGCTTTTGCAGAAAAATTCAACCGAGCTTACGGAAACGGGCTTATTGAAAGCTACAATTTAGAAAAAGCAGAAAATGTAATTGTTGCAATGGGTTCAATTTGTGGAACAATTAAAGATATGATCGATCTCAAGAAAAAAGAAGGCGTAGAAATCGGTTTATTAAAAATAAGATGCTACAGACCGCTCCCTATTGAAATGATCAAAGATGCACTCAAAAACGCCAAGAATGTTGCAATTCTCGATAAGAGTATAAGCCTTGGTATGAACAAAGGTGCAATTTATGCAGATGTCGCATCACACTTGAAAGATAAAAAGACTGTAAATTACATTGTAGGTCTTGGTGGAAGGGACATTACTCCTGAAGACATTTTGGGAATTTACGACGATGTAGAAATCTCTGAAGATGGAAAAACAAACTGGATCGGATTGAAGGAAGAATAA